A genomic region of Metopolophium dirhodum isolate CAU chromosome 1, ASM1992520v1, whole genome shotgun sequence contains the following coding sequences:
- the LOC132936554 gene encoding uncharacterized protein LOC132936554 — MRWTGFCIVPLLLHAVATSVAGRCDAADVQPAAYRSDDRGSSPGPLGLRSVIARALSSVRESTTDRRLAGDLWLETVDSNRRDGSTVASRSLPDDLVAQADAVFDNHRLSWRDAIVRGLDLNVYKDRELQRYVLGVTQRTGDSQSFVSRTFGLRRRRMQMFFMLPVMYKLGVITTLLTGLVVLTLKGVTIGVILLVIALTGLVAKLSKFHNPYVSPIPEVSAWSGYHHDPYDRSSQQQSPPPPSQDKNIHVHVHTAPGPVPSAVGYSPGPAPSAVSYLKGPPPLDDDDLNNYNKNYYYNGGRPYWNRAGEEYYDAAAINHRGDNHLQLGAESTTASNSVYHRWLG, encoded by the exons ATGCGGTGGACCGGGTTCTGTATCGTGCCGTTGCTCCTACACGCAGTGGCGACGTCAGTGGCGGGACGCTGCGATGCTGCGGATGTCCAGCCCGCGGCTTACCGGAGCGATGACCGAGGTTCGTCGCCGGGACCACTGGGATTGCGGTCGGTGATCGCGCGCGCGCTGAGCAGCGTACGCGAATCGACGACCGACCGTCGGCTGGCGGGCGACTTGTGGCTGGAAACTGTCGACTCCAATCGCCGTGATGGATCGACGGTGGCGTCGAGGTCTCTGCCTGACGATCTAGTGGCCCAAGCAGACGCAGTTTTCGACAACCATCGGCTATCGTGGCGTGACGCTATAGTCCGAGGACTGGATTTGAACGTGTACAAGGATCGGGAGCTGCAACGATACGTACTCGGCGTAACTCAGCGCACCGGCGATTCGCAAAGTTTCg tctCTCGGACTTTTGGCCTACGACGCCGACGAATGCAAATGTTCTTTATGTTACCGGTAATGTACAAGCTGGGCGTGATCACCACACTGTTGACCGGTTTGGTCGTGCTCACCCTCAAGGGCGTGACAATTGGCGTGATACTGCTCGTCATAGCCTTGACCGGTTTAGTAGCCAAGCTGTCCAAGTTCCACAATCCCTACGTGTCACCAATTCCTGAAGTATCAGCCTGGTCGGGATACCATCACGACCCTTACGACCGTTCATCGCAACAGCAATCACCTCCACCACCTTCACAGGATAAAAACATACACGTGCACGTGCACACCGCACCCGGTCCTGTGCCGTCAGCGGTCGGTTATTCGCCTGGTCCTGCGCCGTCAGCGGTCAGCTACTTGAAGGGTCCGCCGCCACTGGATGACGACGACTTGAATAActacaacaaaaattattattataacggtgGCAGACCGTATTGGAATCGCGCAGGCGAGGAATACTATGACGCCGCCGCAATAAACCATCGCGGCGACAACCACCTGCAACTGGGCGCCGAGTCAACGACTGCCAGCAATAGTGTCTATCATCGGTGGTTAGGataa